GGTAGCAAGAAAGCTTGTCGACCCGGGTTTCCTTGAATCGTTGAAACAGCCTCAACCGCGCGCGATCATCGTGGCGACCGCGATGATCTGGCTTCAGATAGTTGTCTCCTGGTCGATCGCACTCCTCGGCCCTTGGTGGCTCCTATGGCTGCCATTCCTGATCAACTGCGCAGTAACGCAGGGCATGTTGCTCTGGGTTCACGAGGCATCGCATTTCCATCTCTACTCCGACCGCCGTAAAAACGATATCTGGTGCGACATGTTCTTTGCTGCACCTGTCGGGATGTCGGTTGCCGCGTATCGATTGCGCCACATGAGCCACCATGCACATCTGGGTACAGAGAAGGATGCGGATGGCTATCCCTATCGCGAGCCGATCAAGGGCTTTCGGGCGCTCGCCTGGGTCATGGTCAAGGCTTTGAGCGGGGGTATGGGAGTGTGGCTGGCGGCAGACAAATATGGTGGTTCGGCCCGAAAGCAGGCATCGGGGAACTCGCTGTCGCCTTCCTGGTTGGCGCCGATGGTGACTATCGTCTTCAATGGCTTGCTGTTTGCGCTCTGCATTGTGACAGGCCGCTGGTATCTCTACATTCTGCTATGGGGCTATCCCATCGCGGCCGTAGCGATCGCCCTGAATATCGTACGCACCATTGCTGAGCATCAGCCTGAGGACTATCCGCTTTACGAGGACGGACGGGAGCAGGCCATGATGCCGCTGGCTCGGACGACGGCGCCTAATTGGTTTGAAAAATGGCTTATGTACCAAGCAAATTTCAACTATCACATCGAACATCACCTATTCCCCGCCATTCCGCAGCATAATCTTGCAATACTTCATAGGCACCTCTTCGAAAGGGGGTTCTATGAGCATTTTCCGGGGTGCCTGCAGCGCAGCGGTTTTGCAAAATTCATCCGACTCTCGAGAAATCGTAAGAACGATGATTTCTCCGATTCGGTTCAAGATGCATTGGCTCTCTAAGGCGTTGCACGCGGAAAAACGAAGATACAAGTGACAGCTCAGATAAGATCAATGTCGACGGCATGCTCCGGTTGTGGCAGTCAGGCCTCCACTATCGTTGCTACCGGGCAGGACTACATATATCACGGCACCGAAGACAACTTCAGATACGTTCGATGCGATGGTTGCGGTCATTTCTATCTCAATCCGAGGCCCGACATCAGCCAGCTGTCTTTGATGTATCCGGCCAACTACGGCACCTTCTCGAACAGATTTCAGGGCCGGGCAAATCTTCTTGGTCGAATAAAGACCATCGTCAATCGAAAGCGCCTGAAGGGCGTTGTCGCGCATCTTCCTTTGGGGGGAAGGGTGCTCGATGTGGGATGCGGCAACGGCGAGCTTTTGATCGCACTTCGTCAAGCGCGTCCTGATCTTGAGCTCTTCGGTCTGGATTGGCATTTCCCGGTTGAAACGCGCAACAGCCTGGAAAGCCAGGGAATAGGTCTAATCGAAGCGCCGCTTGAAGCTGCGGAATTGCCGGCACAACCCTTTGATTTCATCATCATGCTCCAGCTTATAGAGCATCTTTGGGAGCCGGAGGAGAGCTTGCGACGCCTCGTCCGTGCCTTGGCGAAGGATGGCCGGCTGTTGATCGAAACGCCTAATACTGACGGCTGGGACAGGCGGCTCTTCGCGGGCGGTGCGTGGGGCGGGTATTATTTCCCGCGCCACTTGAACCTTTACAGTTTTGAGCGATTGGCTGAACTCCTGCACAGAGTGGGGTTGGCCGTTGAATCTCAACGCAATCTTCCCGCTCCATTGATCTGGATTTACTCCCTCCAAGGAGCTGTGCAGGCGCGTTTCGGCTGGAAGAGTTCCTTGACGAAGATTTTCGGCGTCAAAAATATACCTTTGATTGCCGCCTTTGCTTTTCTTGATATCGCCGCCATCGCGATGAGGTTTAAAACGTCAAACCAACAGGCAATATCGAGGAAGGTATAGTCGACGATATCTGTTACCAACCGCCACCACCGCCGTTTCGACCGCGTACTCTAAGAAGCGCGCGTGTAAGAGCAGCCTTCGCGCCGGCTCTACGACCACTTTCCGGAGCGGCTTCGGCCGGCATCATACGGCGCCCCTTTAAAGTATCCATAGCGAGTCCTTTCAAAGCCTCTTCGCTAGCGCCACGGAAGGCCTGCTCGGCTCGGTTGCTGAAACCACCTTCCCCGTTTCCGAAACCTTCAACAGCACCGAGCCCGATGTCGGTCATCCTCCCTGGCGGCAACTTAAAAGCTAGGTCAGAGGCCAAACCTCCGGCGCGCTGCAGCGTTTCGGAGACATAGGGATGCTGTTCGTCGAAGGCTCTGTCCATCCCGCGCTGATTAGCGAGTGCGTTGTCATACCGCTCTCCAAACGTTTCGCCCGGCAGCGGCGGAAACAAAAAATCAGGCAGCAGTGGATCAGCATAGGGCGCCAGCAATGCAGCTGTCCCAGCGTCCATTTCGTCGAGATAAGGGCCGACGACAGTGCCACGGCTGAAGGCGCGTAATGCATTGTTAACCGAGAGGTCGCCGGAGTGCCCCGCATAAGGGTCATTTCTAAGCTCGGCAACTTTTCTCGGTGGTACAACCGGTGTTCTATTAAAGTCTGACATTACGACTCCTGTGGATGGTGGTTGGGATCGACATGGCTTCCGAACAGCAGCTTGGAGATCTGCCTCAGCTTTAGGACGGGTCGGAGCGGACCGCCGGCTTCTTCAGCGCTTGCAGAATTGCATCGCCATCGCGCGCTGCCGCGGTGGGACATTCGCGTTGGCAATGGCCTTCAGAAGCGGCTAGCCTCGGTCCGCTCATCGGATTTGGGGTTGAAGATGGCTGCTGAACCGCGAGTGGGATGCTGGCGCCCCAAGACGGCAACGAAGGCTCATGAGTTGTCAGGGAACACTGCGCTTGCCGCCGAAGATCGACGGCAGGAAGCCGGGAAACTTCGCCGGCGGAGTTGAAGGCGCGCCCATCGGCCCGGCGGGAGTCTCGGCCCTCCCCGCCCGCTGCTCCTCATTCTGCTGCCTGATATCCAGCCCGCCCATCAGCGCCTGCGCAAGCCGCGCCGCGCCCTGCCATGGCGATTGGACCGGGCTCGTATCCATGCCCTGCTGCAACATCGCGTAGGCCAGCCGCTTGCGCTGGTCGCTGACCTCGCCCTGTGTCTTGCCTGTATCGCCGCCGAAGATATATGCCATCAGCCCACCGCCCTTCCGTAATCGACGCGGTCGAAACCGTCTGCGTGTTCGAACACCGCGTCCGGATGCATCGTGCGCACATCGTCGGACATCAGGCCGATCTGGGTCGGGCCGCCCTCCTTGTACCGGAAGGCATAGACCGCCAGGCCGTTATCCAGCGTGCCGACGCGTTTGATGTTTTCCTTCAGCCGACGGTCGGATTTCGCCCAGCCGCCGAGCAGCGAGCCGCCAAGACCAAACAGACCGCCCATTGCGGCGTTCGACTGGGCGAGCTGCTGGTTGTAGAGACCCATCTTCTGATTGAAATTCTCGTTGATCAGCCCAGCCTGATCCACAGTCGGCAGTTGCGTCGTCGGCGTGTTGACATAGCTCGGCTGGTGGACCTGCGAGCCCGACATCAGTGCCGAAATCTCGTTCAGCGGCTGGTTTCGTTCGGTCAGGATCGAGTTCTGGGCATTCGAATACATGTCGCCGAGATACTGGTCGGATGCGGCCTGCTTGCGCGTCGAAAAATCGCTCAGCGCATTGTCATAGGCGGCCGAGCCCATCGAGATGCCCTTGTCGGCAAGGCTCTGATCGAGGCTCGCCTGATCGCGGTCCCACTGGTTGTTGAAGCCGGACCGCCAATGATCGTTGACATATTTGTCGACATTGCCGGCGCTGAGATCGACATTGGTGCCGAGCACGCCCGAAATCTTGCCGGTCTGGTCGTTGGCGAGCTTGGCAAGGCCGAGCTGCGTCTGCTGCGTCTGGTCGTAGATCGCCTGGTTCCCGGGCGAATAGGTCTGATAGGCCGAATAGGTGGGCAGCCGATAGGTCTTACCGTTCTGGTCGGTCATCGTCTGGTAGCCGCTGACCTTGTATTCCAGCGAACCATCCGGCGTGTATTGGTTGGTGTGGCTGAGCCCCGCATTGGCAATAGCGGTGTCGACGTTGGTGGCCGTCTGCGCCGCTGCGGTCTGTGTCGGATCAGGCGCCTTTGGGGCCTTCGGCGTGGAGACCATAGGGAAAATCCTCTTTCATGATTGCGTAAAGCAGCGCGTCGCAGTCGCCGAAATAGGCCTGCTGGCGACCTTCCAGGCGTGCGCCGAGTCTTGCCAGAACCTGCTGGGATTCGGCATTGTCGGCGCGGGTTCTTGCGGTTGCGCGGCGGCAGCCGAGCTGATGCACGACATAGCGAAAGACCGATCGCATCAGCGTCAGCGTCAGCCGGTCGGCGGCCAGCGAAACTTCGACGTCATGCTCGGTCCAGACGTTGAAAACGAAGCCGGCGATGATCCGGCCGCGGTCGATATGGGCGAGCGTCGTGTAAGGCGGGTGAAAGGCCACACCGATCCTGTTGCCGACCCAGGCCGCGATCTGCTCGCGCGGTTCGGAGACGATCAAATCGGCGCGCCCTTTTCGTAAAGCACCGAGCCGCCGACCACGGCCGCCTCGGAGACCGAGCCGGACGAACCCGAGATCAGCGCCCGGATCGTCGGCGCCAAGGCCGAGCCCGCGCCGCCGGCGGAGGCGAATTTACGGACGAGCGAAATGCCGGGGAATTTCGCGACACCCCAGACCGCCGTTCCCCACTTCGCCGCCGCATTGTTTTCGACCGACGACAGAAGGGCTGTCGGAATCTTGGTCTGATAGTCCACCGAGATCCCGGCATACATCAGCGTCGACACCCCGATCTGCGCCGTCACCCCGATCAGCTTCGAGAGCTTGGTCGAGAGCCCGTCGCCATAGCGGCTCCAGGCGCCGACCATCAGCGCGTCGATCGCCACGCCATTGTCGTTGGCGCCGACCTCGGCCTCATAAACCGTGCCGTCGCCCGCGCCGAAGAACAGCCGGTCCTGCCAGGTCGCCCAGCAGGAGGCCGGCATGCCGACGAAGCGGCACCAGGCCCCAGTTTCGGTGTTCATCACATATTGATAGGGACCGAAGGAGGACGGCAGATTGACGATCGCCATCTGCCTGGCCGGGAAGCTCGAAAGCTGCCACTCCTCAGAGGTCGTGCCGGTCGCCGCAACGGTCTCGCGCCAGGTCGGGCCGATCTTGGCGGTGATCGCGCCGAGACTGGTGGCACCGCGATCGAGCTGCACGGCCTTGGTGATCGGCACGATGCCGTCGGTGGTCATGATCGCCAGATCGGCGCCGACCGACAGCAGGCATCGATCGGTGCCGAGCGGCCGGCCGAGCTTGAAGGTGCCGATCAGGCCCCAATTGGAAGCACTCGAGGGATCGGAACCCTGGAAAACGATCACCTCGCCTTCTGAGGAGATCAGCACCAGGCACTGCTGCAGGCCTGTCGAAACAGGGATGGTCCAGACGTTGATCGCAATCAGCGTGCCGCCATATTTCATGTTGCCGCCGACCGGCAGCACCGTCGCCGTGCCGCTGACGGCATCGGTGGCGAGATACCAGACATTGGTCGAATTCTTCTCGATGAACCAGAGACGCGAACGATAGGCGGTGACGGCGATCAGCAGCGAGGCGTCCGGAATGCCCGTAATCATCGTCGAGGGAACGTAAGCTGTGGCGACCGCGCCCGTCTCAAGCTGCGCATTGGTGACCGTTCCCGAGACGGTGACGACAAGCGTGCCGGCCGCCGGCGTGAAGGTGAGCGTCACCCGGTTGGCGACGCCCGTGCCGTTCAGCGTGCCGGTGAAGGCGCCGGAAAGGGTGACCGAGCCGGTGCCGAAGAAGCTCAGCGTATAGGGCGTGTTCCTGACGGCGACGTTCTGGGTGGCGAGCGTTGCCGTGCCCACCAGAAAATTATTCGTCCAGGTGGTACCGTTGAAGAGCAGCGGCGTGTCGAGGCCGTTGACGAGGCGCAAAAACTCCTGGCCGGCCGGGTTGGTATATTGCTGCACCGACCAGTGGGCGCTGGCCATGCCGGAGACGACGGGCGCACCGGCGGCGCCACCCGCCGTGACGTCGAAGATCTT
The nucleotide sequence above comes from Rhizobium indicum. Encoded proteins:
- a CDS encoding tail fiber domain-containing protein; the encoded protein is MVSTPKAPKAPDPTQTAAAQTATNVDTAIANAGLSHTNQYTPDGSLEYKVSGYQTMTDQNGKTYRLPTYSAYQTYSPGNQAIYDQTQQTQLGLAKLANDQTGKISGVLGTNVDLSAGNVDKYVNDHWRSGFNNQWDRDQASLDQSLADKGISMGSAAYDNALSDFSTRKQAASDQYLGDMYSNAQNSILTERNQPLNEISALMSGSQVHQPSYVNTPTTQLPTVDQAGLINENFNQKMGLYNQQLAQSNAAMGGLFGLGGSLLGGWAKSDRRLKENIKRVGTLDNGLAVYAFRYKEGGPTQIGLMSDDVRTMHPDAVFEHADGFDRVDYGRAVG
- a CDS encoding class I SAM-dependent methyltransferase, which encodes MSTACSGCGSQASTIVATGQDYIYHGTEDNFRYVRCDGCGHFYLNPRPDISQLSLMYPANYGTFSNRFQGRANLLGRIKTIVNRKRLKGVVAHLPLGGRVLDVGCGNGELLIALRQARPDLELFGLDWHFPVETRNSLESQGIGLIEAPLEAAELPAQPFDFIIMLQLIEHLWEPEESLRRLVRALAKDGRLLIETPNTDGWDRRLFAGGAWGGYYFPRHLNLYSFERLAELLHRVGLAVESQRNLPAPLIWIYSLQGAVQARFGWKSSLTKIFGVKNIPLIAAFAFLDIAAIAMRFKTSNQQAISRKV
- a CDS encoding fatty acid desaturase family protein — translated: MDAQFNECMKVARKLVDPGFLESLKQPQPRAIIVATAMIWLQIVVSWSIALLGPWWLLWLPFLINCAVTQGMLLWVHEASHFHLYSDRRKNDIWCDMFFAAPVGMSVAAYRLRHMSHHAHLGTEKDADGYPYREPIKGFRALAWVMVKALSGGMGVWLAADKYGGSARKQASGNSLSPSWLAPMVTIVFNGLLFALCIVTGRWYLYILLWGYPIAAVAIALNIVRTIAEHQPEDYPLYEDGREQAMMPLARTTAPNWFEKWLMYQANFNYHIEHHLFPAIPQHNLAILHRHLFERGFYEHFPGCLQRSGFAKFIRLSRNRKNDDFSDSVQDALAL
- a CDS encoding GNAT family N-acetyltransferase, producing MIVSEPREQIAAWVGNRIGVAFHPPYTTLAHIDRGRIIAGFVFNVWTEHDVEVSLAADRLTLTLMRSVFRYVVHQLGCRRATARTRADNAESQQVLARLGARLEGRQQAYFGDCDALLYAIMKEDFPYGLHAEGPKGA